A DNA window from Daucus carota subsp. sativus chromosome 3, DH1 v3.0, whole genome shotgun sequence contains the following coding sequences:
- the LOC108214666 gene encoding ubiquitin-conjugating enzyme E2 2, with protein MSTPARKRLMRDFKRLQQDPPAGISGAPQDNNIMLWNAVIFGPDDTPWDGGTFKLTLQFTEDYPNKPPVVRFVSRMFHPNIYADGSICLDILQNQWSPIYDAAAILTSIQSLLCDPNPNSPANSEAARLFSESKREYNRKVREIVEVSWTAD; from the exons ATGTCGACGCCGGCAAGGAAGAGATTGATGAGGGATTTCAAGAGGCTGCAGCAAGATCCACCTGCTGGTATCAGTGGGGCACCTCAAGATAACAATATTATGCTCTGGAATGCTGTTATTTTTGG GCCTGATGATACCCCTTGGGATGGAG GTACGTTCAAGTTAACTCTTCAGTTTACGGAGGACTACCCAAATAAGCCTCCTGTTGTGCGGTTTGTGTCAAGGATGTTCCATCCAAACA TTTATGCAGATGGAAGCATCtgcttggatatattgcaaaatcAGTGGAGTCCGATATATGATGCAGCTGCGATACTTACATCCATCCAG TCACTGCTCTGTGATCCAAATCCGAACTCGCCTGCCAACTCTGAAGCAGCACGTTTGTTTAGCGAGAGCAAACGAGAGTATAATAGAAAAGTGCGTGAAATTGTTGAGGTTAGCTGGACAGCAGACTAA
- the LOC108210600 gene encoding translation factor GUF1 homolog, mitochondrial: MISLIITRSSSKPLLKSSIRVLSSNYNFIFRETSPAVTHFETPQQQCYCTDTGIDLSKYPNENIRNFSIIAHVDHGKSTLADRLLELTKTIRKGHGQPQYLDKLQVERERGITVKAQTATMFHSTNFHGTDTKFLLNLIDTPGHVDFSYEVSRSLAACQGVLLVVDAAQGVQAQTVANFYLAFEANLTIIPVINKIDQPTADPDRIKEQLKSMFDLDPSDALLTSAKTGQGLDQVLPAVIERIPPPPGITDSPLRMLLLDSYYDEYRGVICHVAVVDGALRKGDKITAAATGQSYEIVDVGIMHPELRPTGVLLTGQVGYIVTGMRSVKEARVGDTLYHHRTSVELLPGFKAAKHMVFSGVYPADGSDFEALNSAIERLTCNDASVSVTKESSTALGLGFRCGFLGLLHMDVFHQRLEQEHGAHVISTVPTVPYTFEYSDGSKLQVQNPAALPSNPKNKITTCWEPTVLATIIIPSEYVGPVITLCSDRRGEQLEYTFIDSLRVFLKYRLPLREIVVDFYNELKSITSGYASFDYEEAEYMASDLVKLDILLNGQPVDAMATIVHRLKAQRVGRELVEKLKKFIDRQMFEINIQAAIGSKVIARETVSAMRKNVLAKCYGGDITRKKKLLEKQKEGKKRMKRVGSVDIPQEAFNELLKVS; encoded by the exons ATGATTTCTCTGATCATCACCAGGTCTTCTTCTAAACCCCTTTTGAAATCTTCAATTCGTGTATTATCATCCAATTATAACTTCATTTTCAGAGAAACAAGCCCAGCAGTGACCCATTTTGAAACCCCCCAGCAACAGTGTTATTGCACAGACACAGGCATTGATTTAAGCAAATACCCAAATGAAAATATACGAAATTTCTCTATAATAGCTCATGTTGATCATGGAAAGTCAACATTAGCTGATCGTTTACTTGAGTTAACCAAGACTATTAGGAAAGGTCATGGCCAGCCTCAGTATCTTGATAAATTGCAG GTGGAAAGAGAAAGGGGAATAACTGTAAAAGCTCAAACAGCAACCATGTTCCATAGCACTAACTTCCATGGGACTGACACCAAATTTCTGCTTAACTTGATCGACACTCCGGGTCATGTTGATTTTAGCTATGAAGTTTCTAGATCATTGGCTGCTTGCCAGGGTGTTCTTCTAGTTGTGGATGCAGCTCAAGGCGTGCAGGCACAAACTGTTGCAAATTTTtatcttgcatttgaagctaaCCTGACAATAATTCCTGTCATAAACAAAATTGACCAGCCAACTGCTGATCCTGACCGCATTAAAGAACAGCTGAAATCTATGTTTGATCTTGACCCAAGTGATGCACTTTTGACCTCTGCTAAGACAGGTCAAGGTCTTGACCAGGTCCTTCCTGCTGTTATAGAGAGAATTCCGCCGCCTCCTGGGATAACTGATTCACCCCTTCGCATGCTTTTACTTGATTCTTATTATGACGAATACAGAGGAGTGATCTGCCACGTGGCAGTTGTTGATGGTGCTCTTCGTAAAGGGGATAAAATTACAGCTGCAGCAACTGGCCAATCATATGAGATAGTGGATGTTGGCATTATGCATCCTGAACTGAGGCCTACAGGAGTTCTCTTAACTGGACAAGTGGGATATATTGTCACAGGCATGCGTTCAGTTAAGGAGGCCCGTGTCGGAGATACCTTGTATCATCACCGGACCAGTGTGGAGCTGCTTCCAG gTTTCAAGGCTGCAAAGCATATGGTCTTTTCAGGTGTTTACCCAGCTGATGGATCCGATTTTGAAGCACTTAATAGTGCTATAGAGAGACTCACATGCAATGATGCCAGCGTCTCAGTTACTAAAGAGAGTAGCACAGCGCTAGGTCTGGGTTTCAG GTGTGGTTTCTTGGGCTTACTACACATGGACGTTTTTCATCAGCGACTTGAACAG GAGCATGGGGCTCATGTCATTTCAACAGTTCCCACTGTGCCATATACATTTGAATATTCAGATGGCAG CAAACTACAGGTTCAGAATCCTGCTGCATTGCCCTCAAAtcccaaaaataaaattacaacatGTTGGGAACCAACTGTACTAGCTACAATCATAATTCCTAGTGA GTATGTTGGCCCTGTTATAACACTTTGCTCTGACCGGAGAGGGGAGCAGTTAGAGTATACTTTTATTGATAG TCTACGGGTTTTTCTGAAGTATCGTTTACCTCTAAGAGAAATAGTTGTAGACTTTTACAATGAATTGAAGAGTATAACCTCAGGTTATGCTTCATTTGACTATGAAGAGGCAGA ATATATGGCCTCCGATTTAGTGAAACTGGATATTCTCTTAAATGGACAACCAGTTGATGCAATGGCAACCATTGTTCATAGATTAAAGGCCCAACGAGTTGGTCGTGAACTTGTGGagaagttaaaaaaatttattgatag GCAAATGTTTGAAATTAATATACAGGCTGCTATTGGATCAAAGGTCATCGCAAGAGAGAC GGTGTCAGCTATGAGGAAAAATGTTCTTGCAAAGTGTTATGGTGGTGATATTACTAGGAAGAAGAAATTATTGGAAAAGCAGAAAGAAGGAAAGAAGCGAATGAAGCGGGTCGGTAGTGTTGACATCCCTCAGGAGGCTTTTAATGAACTCCTGAAGGTTTCGTAG
- the LOC108212581 gene encoding plant cysteine oxidase 2, with the protein MTGADVGLRPGMQIFKPQRKEGLPSMSYIPVYNCNKFSIGIFCLPPSAVIQLHNHPGMTVFCKLLFGTMYVNSFDWVNADPPNEDGVFSTAPLRTANGEIPAGALRLAKTKADNEVSAPCNTSVLYPADGGNLHSFRALKPCAFLDVLAPPYNDSEGRHCTFYRKYNFSSLPEAGTISVPEEHRQEYAWLQETEKVEGSLIYGKEYTGPKIVTE; encoded by the exons ATGACTGGAGCTGATGTTGGCCTGAGACCTGGTATGCAAATTTTCAAGCCTCAGAGGAAAGAAGGATTGCCTTCTATGTCGTACATTCCGGTCTACAATTGTAACAAATTCTCG ATTGGGATCTTCTGCTTGCCGCCTTCGGCTGTCATTCAGCTCCATAACCATCCTGGAATGACAGTGTTTTGTAAGCTTCTCTTTGGGACAATGTATGTCAATTCTTTTGACTGGGTGAATGCCGATCCTCCAAATG AAGATGGAGTGTTTTCTACTGCCCCATTGAGAACAGCGAATGGAGAAATTCCTGCGGGAGCCCTGAGGTTGGCAAAAACAAAGGCAGACAACGAGGTTTCTGCCCCGTGCAACACATCTGTTCTCTATCCTGCTGATGGGGGTAATTTGCACAGCTTCAGGGCATTGAAGCCTTGTGCATTTCTCGATGTGCTTGCGCCTCCTTACAATGATTCCGAAGGCAGGCACTGCACGTTTTACAGGAAGTATAACTTCTCTAGTCTTCCAG AGGCTGGGACGATATCAGTGCCAGAAGAGCATAGGCAAGAGTATGCATGGCTGCAAGAGACCGAGAAAGTCGAGGGTTCGCTTATATATGGAAAAGAGTATACCGGACCCAAGATTGTAACTGAATGA